CCAGTAAGTCAACTCAACCCTAGAATATCCAGCCACTTTGATCTGTGACCTCTGcattaaaagtaaaaaaattctagaaaaacaaaaataatatttgaGCAAGAGCAATTTACTATTTCTGCCATGATTCACCAGTGAGATCAGCCATGAACCTTACATTGTCTTGTATGACTGCAATGAAATTTGAATAGAGCATCACAATATGCATTCATATAGCAACCGTATAAaattgatgaagatgaaatGAACAGAAACACTCCATCAGCATTTATTTGTGCCTTGACACACCCCTATTGCTTAAGATTGTCACATGATTCATCAGTGATTCTTTGCCGTGCCTTAGCATGCACCATAGAAAGATGAATAGCAAAAAGAAATAGACTAATGTTATTTACAGTCTAATATTGTAGTTGTCAGTCAGAGGAAACCATTTTTAATTGTCAATGCCACCAACCAATTTTCCTTGTTACAGATAGAGCTTCAAAACAAATATTACATTAGAAAAACACACCGCTCCTCCTGAGCAATGTCTTAACATTTGAAGGCCTATAGCTGCACCTATAATGACATTTGTAATGTTAAGTCAATATCGAGCACTACATACCATACCTACTGTGTTAATTCAAAGAGGAGATATACCTTGAAATCATAAGAAGCATTTACTATTAAATGAAAAAGGAGTATATTCTTACAAGAGAACTATTGTTGTTTAGCTCTCTAAATTATTTAGCAAATGAGTGGGGCGCGATTTTTTTGGTTGTTGGACACtggtggggagggggaggatcGGAGGAGGAAGGACACCGACGAGGATATGGAGGCAGGCAGAGGGGAGAAGGGTAGGTTCACAGTGGGGGCGATACGCGGGGAGGAGTCAAGGTGGGCGGGGTGGAACAATTGAAGGGCGACTCGGGAGGGGACGGACGGGTGGAGGGGTAAGTGAGTGGCATGCGGCTATTTAACTACGGAGGTAGAATATGAGGAAAGTATGACGTAAAGATAGACACCGAAGGATACAAGAATCATTATgcattttttaaatagtagaaaATATATGAAATATGTGGTATATGATAAATTGGATAGACGATTAATCCTACGGATTGTTAGCGCTAAGGATCCTAAGCATGCTTAAACACGGATCGTGGTGATCTATCTCCCCAATGAGCCCATGTGAGTTTGCTAACGGTGGATATCAAAGCTAGTTGAAGACTTGCATTGCACGGTCGCATGGATGCATGAGCTGCACATTGAGCAATATTCGCATGATACGCACCCTGCaacaaatttatatatttttcacaaaggaaaaaagaacacGCTTTGATTTAGCACCCGAGAAGGAAAAAGGAGGTGAGAAAAGGGCAGGAAAGGTCGACCGGAGTACCGGACACGGCTGTCCATTCTCAGCAAGGGGAAACAAATACTGTAGGCACTTGCGCTAACCATGTGAGGCATGACAAATTAAGACTTTGTTTGTTTAGGtttttgtttctgttttttCTAATACAttgtgttttttaattttttttaaagctgctttttgattttagcttttaaattttacaataattGTTTAACTTCTCAACACACAAGCTACTCTTAACTAGTTTCTCAGCTtgtagtttattttctcagaaaCAGACTTTTGACTTCTCAAAAATCACTTTTCAACAAATCCGTTTGTTTAAACTTCTAACTTCTGAGCTTATaacagaaacaaaaataaaaaacaatctaaaacaaacaagccctaagCAGATGACTTGGAATTTCGCTGGGGCCTCGCAACGTGGCCACCTACGTCGTGCTGGCGTGGCGTTAGCAAGGCAGAGACCTGACGGCGACTTTTATTTTTGAGTTATTGGATCAattcaaaactttaaaaaataaattagatgttcacTTCCACCtaattaaattaagaaaaaaaatattaagtatCAAGAACAAACAAAGGTTATCCTTTTTTAACACGAGGTTTAAGCTCAAAAGCATCGCTCAGCAAAATGGTGGATGCCATGCATGCTGCAGAAGGAGAAGCAAGTGCAGGAAGACGAGGTGACGAGAAAACCAGCACGCTGGGCTCGCTCTTGCCGTCACCTGCCCCCCTCAATGATGGAAGTGAACAGCGGCGACGGGGCCACCGGCGTGACCTCCCCAGGCTCACCGTTGACGCCAGAGGACGGCTGCGTCGACGACGAACCGAGCTGAGTGCTCGTGAAGCTGCCGCTGACAGCCTTGACCTGCCACTCCGTGATGTAGCTGGGCTTGGTGACATCCTCGGCCATGTCAGCGTCCCCGGCAAGCATCGAGACGACCTTCGACATGGATGGCCGTTTGTGAGGCGAGCCCTGGGTGCAGTGAAGCGCGACGCGGATCACTCGCAGGACCTCGTCGCCGTTGAATTCGGTTAGGTTAGGGTCGACGAAGTCAAGCGGGCGGTCGTTTTCATACAGCTCCCAGACCTGAGAGCATTGGGAATTTTGGACGTTACATTAGTCTCTCAACATTTTGTTATTCCACCACTAAAAGAATAGGAGTTAAAGGAATTTTATAAAAAACTTTAAAACAGTGAGCTCTTGCACCGCCACATGTTCCACAATCAAGCCTCTATAAGCACATCATCTTCAAGTATAGTAAAAAACGAAGCAAAGCACATTAATTCCTTCATTCCTTGGGCATGCATATTCAGAATTTCAGATACACATCTAGGGACCTGGTTATTGTGGTTTTCTAGATAAATAAAGGTAACATTAGGGGTTTCATCAAGATTTACTTTAGTATATGAACTTCATATTCCCAATGAGTATAGTACACATTTTTCAATTGTAGTTTTTTCAACTGTGAATTTTACCATAGTAAAGTGACAAAACTTATGAGTAGGTTTAAAGTTCGTATTAATATTACCCTTTCAAATATATACGTGGTGTCTTCTTCAAGTGAACTGTAATAGTTTGATTCACCGGCAACGATCTCCAACGCGACAACGCCAAATGCAAACACATCAACCTTCTCAGTCATATGACCCCTCATGGCGTACTCAGGTGCGAGATAACCACTAGATGATACAGTCAAAGAAGACAACCAATTGTCATTAGCTCACATATGCAAATAATATAAGGGTGAGATGAAAATATACTTACAATGTGCCAGCAACTTTTGTGCTGACGTGAGTCTTCTTGTCATCATAAAGCTTGGCAAGCCCAAAATCCGAGATTTTAGGATTGAGATCAGCATCTAGTAATACATTACTGGCCTTTATGTCCCTGTGCACAATGCAGACACTCGATTCCTCATGGAGATAAGCTATACCTCTTGCTATGCCCAAACATATCTCAAATCGTGTTGGCCAATCTAGGTTCAAACTTCCCTTTCCTGAAAATGAAGGTTTAGGGCTTTAGGCATATGAAATTGCTACATTAAAGTTCCACTATTTGTCATGTCGGATCAAATGAACTCATACCAAACAACACATGATCAAGGCTTCCATTCTCCAGGTACTCATAAACCAGCAGAGGTGTATTGCTCTCAAGGCAGCAACCATACAACCTCACGAGGTTACGGTGTTGCACTCGAGATATAGTTTCTATTTCTGCAGCAAATTGTTTTTTCCCCTGATTAGACGATTGAGAGAGCTGCTTCACTGCCACCACTCTTCCATCACTCAGCTTACCCTGCAAGAAAGTTGCACTACTTAATTATGCAAGGTATTTCATAGCTCAGGGCAAGGTTTTGCTTATGAGAACATTTGAAAAGCATCAGTTTACACTAAAGGACATATCATTTGACTTTTCCGTGTAGTACTATTTAGATTATCAGGAAACAACCTTTAAGCGATAATAAGTTCACACATTGAATAAAATGCAGTTATATACTAGAAAGACGCACCTTGTAAACTGATCCATATCCTCCTTCACCAAGTAGGTTACTAGAACAAAAATTTTCTGTAGCTGACCTAAGCTCACTATAACTGAAGACATTTGGTCTTCCAACTATAGTGTACAATTCTGCAAGGTCCAACAAAGCTTGTTAGCATAATTTCTGTGTGCAGTCAAGTGCATAGTGTGATATCGGTATATCAGGTACCTTCTAGCTCTAACAATAGCTTTCTCCTTCTCTGACTCCATACAAAGATTCCAACCAGTGCAGCCAATGCAAAAACTGAAACACCAACTACAACTCCAGCAATCACACCAGTTTTACTGCTCCTCTTGTTGTCTGCAGAACTACGCACTGTAGGGACGAAATCTGAAAAAAAGATCACTTGGTTGGAGCATTGAAAACCTTGTATACAGCATAATTGAGATGGAATACGCAGTATTTAAAACATTGGCAATTACATCAAGTACTAGAATGGATAATGTGCAATCTCAGCCCTTATCATGGGTGTTTCGATGTTTGTGCTACTTTTCAATTTGAAATGGCGTACACTCAACTCAATTTAGGAAGATTAATCAGTTGCATTTATCCATGTTTGCTTTATCACCACAACCAGTCAAGaaaactttgattaataacTTACAATAATATATTCAGTTACAACTATAAACCATCATGAGTACCTGCGCCAACAAATTTACATGTTCTGATTCTATCTATTAAATAGAAAagtaatataaataaataaaaattgacATCATGTATACTACACCaccatgttttttgttttttagaaaGGACGGCAGGAGGTCTGCCGATTTTATTAGACTAGGAGTAAAAGAAGGTTTACAAAGGAAAAAGCGAGACAACACCACcatgttttttgtttgattATACTAGTATGCATTGGTTGATACTTCAAAATGGCATTCTGGGCAGTAGTATAACTGCAATGTAGAACAAAGAGTTAAAGTTCAGGTGAGTACTTGGAGTTGCACTCAATGCCGATATCGCAGGCCCATAGTAGCCTTGAGTAGGAATGCAGCAAGTACCCTTGCCAGCCCAGAAGAGATGAATCTCAAGGAAGTTTTTGGTCACTGGAACAACATACTGCTTCTTAACAGCAGTGAAAGATTTCCCTCCTGCCGCTTTTCTGATGTCAAAGTTCTGCTCCTTGCGCTCTCCCTACACAAGCATGAAGCATCAAGCAAAAAAGAAGTCTTGACCGCAGCAGATAATCTAAAAGCATCAGATGCCAGCAAGATATAAGTTTGTAGCCACCTGAACATAGATATCAAAAACCCTCCTCCCTCTGCTTCTCCAGGACTGTATGTCTGGAAAGTCAGACTCTGCAAATTGAAGTGTGACTGTGTAGTTTCCGTTCTCGAGTCCAATGCCATAGTATCTCAGAGATGATGGTGACATCCTTGCTGTTTGGAACAGTGCAGAATCTAGTGTGTTCTGAAACTGGCGTGAACTGTAGATTATGTAACTTCCATTCGGTGGATCCATGAATCTTCCAACGCTGCTAACACCCCACGTAGGTGCACCCGCAACATAATATGATGCAGCTCCAAGACTAGCATTATCAGCCTGATACATGGAATTATCTGAACCTGATATGGCTCTACTACCACCACAGTCCACCGCAAAGGAGGCAGCTGCATGCAAATTATCAAAAAGTATTCAGTTGGAATCTGCAATTTCAAGTCCAATATTCATGGAATAGACACATGCTCGAAATTGCAAAAGGTTGAAGTATTACACTGTGGAGAACCAAGGAAACAGGGAGTATTCCGCTGAAGACAGTTCAATCCCCATGGCAAAACACTGCAGACAAAATGTTTCAGTATTTTGAGTTCTGATTAAAAGCTAAGATGGGCAAATCTTTTTTTAAGTTAGCCTTGATAGGAGAAGATGAACTGCCGTTCACCTGTTATTAGAGCTATCCATCACAAAGTCGTTTGCCACCAAATTCCTTAGTACAAAGTACAACATAGGGGAGAAATTAGCGATTACTATTTAATTGAACCAGACAGGTTTTGTGTTCAATAAGTAAAAATGTATAGAATTCACAACAGAGGTTTCAGAACACAAACATACAATTGTAAATTTCCCTGGGAAGCCCAAGAAGGAAAGCTTCCTGAGAGATTGTTGTATGAAAAATCTCTGCAGAAAAGTGCAACAAAAGATAGATATTGATCAAGAGTATTTATTTCCTTgagcaaaatgaaaaaaaaaaagagcacgTGAGCATACAAATTGGTCAGTAAGGGACTTTTCGTGGCTGGAAGACTTCCCGAAAGGCTATTGTTCCCAAGAAATCTGATTCAAGCACATTTTGGAAGTAGGATATTTGCAAATGTCAGCAGAAGATTAAAAAGCAAAAGGTTCATTCAAACACATTATGAAAAAGTTCAGCATGCTTACAAAAAAGTAAGTGACGGAAGATTCAAAATTGATTGAGGTATTTGGCCTGTGATATTGTTGAAACTCAGATCCCTGCAACAGCGGGGGAAAAGAGATTAGAAAACAAATGACAAACTTTCAACTGAAAATTAAAGTACAATATAAAGAAGTTGTCACTTTATTGTGACTGTCTGACAGGGGAGAATGCTTACAGTAAATTTAAAATTCCAAATTTGGAGAAGTCTACCGATGCAAGTGTGTCAGATATCATGCTGTTCCTCAATACTCTGCAAGATAGAACCTTGAATGTTTAGGCTCTTAAACTTAAACTGAAAGGTAAAGTGGAGGGCACGTGCCGTACAGGTCACCCAAAGATGTCATGTTGCCAATGAACGCCAGTGCAGAGCTTCCATTTGCTATATCGCCTATTCTTCTGTTACATTGAAACAATCAATGCACTAATTACTGCCATTAGCTTATCTTTGCAACGATAACAATCCTACAGACACAAAACTACCAAGGACTCACAAGGTTGTTAAGTTGACAAGATTAGACAAACTTCTGGGAATGGGGCCTTGAAAAGAGTTCCCTTGGAGCCTCCTGAAAGCTCATATATATTTGATTAGTAAAGTAATACCTATGCTAGTTCCTCATGATAAATAAGTTGTGTTATGAATTAACAGATGATGAAGGTAAATAGGCACATCTTGCAATTCTCCAGAACAATGAATGACTTTCCTTATTGAGGTCAAGAAAACAGTTAGAAAAACATTGAAATATTGGTAGTTGGTCAAAATAAATCTTACAGTTGGGTCAAGTTAGTCAAGCTCCCGAGATAATCAGGTATCTGCCCACTGAAATTATTGTCTGATGCCCACCTGGATACACGATGGCAAGGGTGTGTGAGATTATTATTTTCTACCTCGGAAGAAAGAACAAATCCACAAGTAGATATCTTGTTTTACAAACTTACAAGACTGACAGGTTCTTAAGTTGGGACAATGTCGATGGTAGAGGACCACTGAAGTCGTTACTGTCAATGTATCTGCAACTCAAAAATGGATAGCTTTTCATTTATGCATATGATTATCACTCTAAACAGTAAAGATTCCACTGGTGATCACGTAGAAGACATGTAAAAACGACCAAATAGATAACTTACATTTGCCGAAGTTTTGTCAATTTCCCCAGCTCATCAGGAAGTGTGCCGTTAAAATTATTTGAACCCAATGCCCTAAAAAGAATAAGCTAAACTAGGTTAGCTCCAACAAGAAGTGCTGTAGAATTATTTTTAACAATTTAAACGCTGATGAATATTTGATCGGGAAGATGCTCATTCTCTTTCGTCAGATTCTCTTCCAGAATATTATATTAACCTTTTTGAGAAAGCAATATTAtattaaaacttgcatgaatgGGGGGGACACATCAAAGATCAGACTATACTCAATATTTGGCCATAATGTTCGAGTGGTATCCTATATGCAAACTTCAAGCCCTTGACATACAGCCTCATGACTTGTGTGCAAGTGAAAAGCAAGTATAGCCAAGAGCTCAGAACAACAGATGCATGGTAGTAATTGAACATCGACAATTCAACATCAATTAGAGAGTATCTATGTTTAAGACCACCCATTATAATAACATGATAGGAGGATCTTACAGTGATAAGAGATTGGTAAGATTCCCAAGCTCCTTTGGGAGAGGTCCTGATAATGCATTGATGCCCACGGTTCTTGTGATTTTCAAGGAAAAGAATGTAAGTTAGGTTGAAAACAGGAACTGCAGCGCAATTTTGAGTTCAGAGTGTTACACGAATTCCAGAGCAGTTAGTTCTCCAATGAATGCTGGCAATGGCCCGGTAAAGTAATTTTTTCTGAAGTCCCTGAAATGATAAGATCAGAGACAAGCAGCGTTAATCTTGCAAGTCTCACACGAAGATTGGATTGGGTCACACAGGATCGTTCATGAATTTGGCTAGTTAATGATCTTTATTATCCACGACAAATTTTCTGAAGTCAACATCAATTTGAAAAACTTTATGCATACTTCAGAAACCAAGGAACTGAGCCTGGCTGGCGGGAGGTGTGGGTGTATACCTCCACCACACGGGTTCAAGTCCTCCGCTTGAATCTAGGTGTCTAATGCAAAGATATCTAGTACCTTAGGCAAGCGACGTTTGTGCAGTGATCGCCTTGCTCgataaccaaccaaacaaacatTTCGCCTTTTGACAGAGAACAGAGTAAATAAAGGAGTGGTAAATTTGACTCATGCACACTGACCAACAGACAAATCGGCAGCCAAAGAAATTGGGGGTTCTGACTGCGGCAGTTGATGGGTTACACAATGGCCACCAACAATGACTGATTTGCTCCTACTACTACCCACTAGACATGAGCTAGGACTCGCGGGGTTGAAGGAAGAGTAAGCATCACCTCCACGATACTGAAAATTACAGTGCACAACCTGGCAAGCCCTAGGGATTAAACTGCAACCACCAGCCAAGAACTACTCGTTCCTCCGGGCGTCAAGCCCTCCCGCGCGCACTGCGCCGTCGGACGCGCCGGGCGAGCGACGGTCGGCAACCTCTCCGGCATTTTGGGAGTGGATGGAGCACGGTGAAGAACGGAACGGGGAGAGTTGGAAAGCGGTGTTCATAACTAGCAGACCGGGCCGCCCGGTTGTTTTGCCCAGCCGACAGAAGTTGTCTACAGATACTCTCTCCCATTAGGCGAGAGTATGCTCATGGTACcgtaaaaatcatgttaaaaatgatgattttttaCATGAAAATCCCGTGAACCAAATTGATAGGATGTAACCAAGGCATTATGTAGTTGGCAAGAATCTAActgggaagaaaaaaaacagtTCGGCCTTGGTCAGAAACCACTATTAGGCAGCATATGTTGAGTAACAATGTTAGTAAATCTGGACGATAGAATTTGGATCCGTCTTGTTCTTtaaagatttattttttttaaataggtttttattttttatagattGATCCTATCTCTTACAGatttttacaatatatataaAGGCAACACATCTTATTATAAACACAAATGAATAAAGAATAAGTAGTATTTTCCCAATATTATGTTTCATTTGTAATTGTTCTCTCGAGGGATTGCTAGACTACACCTGTTAGCAGCGatttctcaacacgttatcaatACGAAGCCCTGCCGGAGACCATGCTAGTGGAACGAATCTGCATTGTATTGAAACATCTTCGTTGAGTGGGCATGTCATGGTCTAGCCTATATGCCATACGCGGCACGAATTCGCAAGAATTGAAATGTATGATTGATTCGGTACGTATTCTCGCTACTACTGTTTTTGCGTCAAAATAGATATGGAATCGTATGAACAGTAATGGATCGCAAGAAGCAGTAGCGAATCGTATGAACAGTAATAAATCGCACAAACAATAGCATCGTATGCATGAACAGCACATCGCAAAGAACGACATTGTATCGTCGACATGAACACAACTGGTCGGCCCCACAACCACCACCACGCCGTCGGTCGGCAAACCGACGGCCATCCCCCTACATAAGAATGTGTTGGCTCAAAGGCCACCGCCATagatcaaaactaaaaaaaggtATACCGCCGCCATGAAGCCAGCAGCCTTCTAACATCTGCGTTGCCCGAAGCAGCGCCACTGCCGTCGTGTTGGCTGACTACAGCTTGTCGCTCGTCGTGCGCCCGAAAGTGGCCCTACCGCACATCGTGCAGGTCACCAACCGCACTGCACATCCCGGTTGATGGAGCCACCCCGTAGACCACCTCCTCCCTTGCCTGGCTACGCCCAGCCGCAGTCGCTTGAAGCCGGCAGCCCACCGCTGCCTACGGCACACCAGCAAACTCACTCGACACCTGAAGCACGCGTCGTCGAGTCACTGCAACATTTGTAGGCTCGACCCACCGCCTGCAAGCGGCCAGGAAGCCGCCGATCGCGCGCCACTACCTCCTCCCTAGCCCGCACGCTGCCACGCCATCGTTTGTAGTCGTCGTGACCCCCTCACACCAGACGCCGACATTGCTCCACAACGGCCATGGAGATGCCACACCACACCGCACCGACCGCCAGCGCTACCCTGTCACCAGCTGTCGGCGCCACCTCGCACCAACCACGCAGGCGTCGCTCGCCACTGCCACGCCCCTCTCGCACCTTGCGCTGCTGGCCTGAAATTGACCGCTGTTGGGTTAGAGtgacggctagggtttggaaacccTAGCTGCCCCATTTTATGTGAAGTGCGCGGGCTGAAGTGGGCCGGCCCAGCCCAATGCCAACGGGACTGCCCAAATAAGGAAGAAGGCAGGTGAGAATaaagaaataagagaaaatctaaattttgCATTTAGCCCCCCAAGTTTTCCATTTATTGAGCGCAGCCTCTGTATTTTACGTTTAGGCCCCTGGTTGTTCATAAAATTATCCAAATGACCTGTTTTTTCGCATATTAGACCCTGTGGTTTCTGAAAATTACACAAATCCTAGAAATTTTATGTATAAACCCTAGGACTTTACAGAAAATCCCAAAGataccttttcttgcagaaaagTACCTCTAGAATTTGATTTTTGCATCTGTTTTGCAATTATgtagtatttatttctatgttatttttactatttaaattgcctattatgcatttaaatttaataaaattgaataatagcatagaaaatattgaaaaatttgCAGCAATCCTATTTAGCAACACGATTCAACTTTACTAGAAGTAATACTTGTGTCATTTAAAATATgaagatggctggcatcacgaacaTGGAGTTCGCTAAGCTAAGTGCAGATGGCTGCAACTATCTCATTTGGGTGTCGTATGTCCAGATTGTACTTGGAGCGGAAAAGCTCCGTGCTACGATTGGCCTAAGAACGAGTAGTGCAATGGTTCACACGGAGGATGAGAATCATCATGCATTTTATTTTCTCCACCGTCATCTCTCCCTCACTTTCAAGGATAAGTACATGTCAATGATTAGTGCTAAGGCACTATGAGAAGCAATGCAGGAGCATTTTGAgcgccttaagtacaccatcaagcctttCGCAGAGCAAGAATGAGTTCAGCTTTGTTTCTGTGACTACAAGCATGTCAGAGGTCCACGCGGCACCGCATTTGCATAATTttgtgtctctgtgggaaagagatcacaagaggagaaaattgagaggACTCTCTCCACTTTTCCACCTGAATGCGGTAGAATCTACATGCAATTACcgtcaatcaaaatacaagaagtatcCTGAACTGATTGACGTGTTGCAGtttcatgaagttcatgacgaagtcataaacaagaactccTTATCCCAGCCATAAGGAAAGAGCAATGGTCTAGAAGTTAATCCCAGCTCTTTCATAGCACGTAAGAATCACAATAAGAAGcgggagaagagaggaaggaaAGTGGTGGTAGATAAG
This genomic window from Phragmites australis chromosome 7, lpPhrAust1.1, whole genome shotgun sequence contains:
- the LOC133924981 gene encoding probable LRR receptor-like serine/threonine-protein kinase At1g56130 translates to MKPRLTRCSFLHGAAPAVLLLLLCFSWRAAAQAPQPPQTDPVEAAAVNAILSKLGLSAPASWNISGNPCSGAATDDTPLDDNPTFNPAIKCDCSDRNNTLCHVIRLKINTLDAVGPIPEELRNLTHLRKLDFRKNYFTGPLPAFIGELTALEFVTVGINALSGPLPKELGNLTNLLSLALGSNNFNGTLPDELGKLTKLRQIYIDSNDFSGPLPSTLSQLKNLSVLWASDNNFSGQIPDYLGSLTNLTQLRLQGNSFQGPIPRSLSNLVNLTTLRIGDIANGSSALAFIGNMTSLGDLVLRNSMISDTLASVDFSKFGILNLLDLSFNNITGQIPQSILNLPSLTFLFLGNNSLSGSLPATKSPLLTNLDFSYNNLSGSFPSWASQGNLQLNLVANDFVMDSSNNSVLPWGLNCLQRNTPCFLGSPQSASFAVDCGGSRAISGSDNSMYQADNASLGAASYYVAGAPTWGVSSVGRFMDPPNGSYIIYSSRQFQNTLDSALFQTARMSPSSLRYYGIGLENGNYTVTLQFAESDFPDIQSWRSRGRRVFDIYVQGERKEQNFDIRKAAGGKSFTAVKKQYVVPVTKNFLEIHLFWAGKGTCCIPTQGYYGPAISALSATPNFVPTVRSSADNKRSSKTGVIAGVVVGVSVFALAALVGIFVWSQRRRKLLLELEELYTIVGRPNVFSYSELRSATENFCSSNLLGEGGYGSVYKGKLSDGRVVAVKQLSQSSNQGKKQFAAEIETISRVQHRNLVRLYGCCLESNTPLLVYEYLENGSLDHVLFGKGSLNLDWPTRFEICLGIARGIAYLHEESSVCIVHRDIKASNVLLDADLNPKISDFGLAKLYDDKKTHVSTKVAGTFGYLAPEYAMRGHMTEKVDVFAFGVVALEIVAGESNYYSSLEEDTTYIFERVWELYENDRPLDFVDPNLTEFNGDEVLRVIRVALHCTQGSPHKRPSMSKVVSMLAGDADMAEDVTKPSYITEWQVKAVSGSFTSTQLGSSSTQPSSGVNGEPGEVTPVAPSPLFTSIIEGGR